Proteins from a genomic interval of Alosa alosa isolate M-15738 ecotype Scorff River chromosome 8, AALO_Geno_1.1, whole genome shotgun sequence:
- the LOC125298963 gene encoding hemicentin-1-like isoform X2 — MSQTACLFLLSVFLAGATAAQKPYGPQSAQISGTDEMKIGVSYSFECSAECYPPCTYTWNVDGQTVHGSGIDFSVPGYTPPQVLNCVAKNPATGETADVKKTVQVKVVKEGPTSVEITGVDVMTVGVKYTFECSADCSPPCTYTFNVNGQILHGNELDVVMHGPSAPQVLVCEAKNPATGKTARAKKIVDVTESAENTTNNKPYGPRSLKISGADVVTEGVKSTFLCSAECYPYCTYTWNVNGQILHGNGIDFTAGGFMPQILNCEATNPTTGETASINKTVGVTDRTVSEMPPTVATKRPYGPHSLEITGADVIKISVSNHFTCSAECYPPCTYTWNVDGSIVHGSQMDLTIPGPAPPQVLYCEAKNPLTGKTANITKRVPVSDAIEGPTSVEITGVDVITVGVHYTYECSAECSPSCTYTWTVNGQQTLHGSMVIDVVMDGLAAPQVLNCEVTNIASGKTVSVTKTMPVADGPSNVTISAPEKLVNGVECTFVCSAICDPSCSYDWFIDHKTWKNDSRELQYTPPSDTKSATVICKAQNTLSGLFVESSVTVSVEGEETAGEKPKSTTTTKVPYGPQSVKISGADAITVGVSYNFTCSAKCYPPCTYTMSIDGATGHGDYIGISIGGPAAPQFIGCVAKNPATGVFASTSKTVRVADINVGPIHVEIKGMDVVSVGVPSTFDCSAECSPACTYTWNVNGETVHRYSQIDVVLHEGSTPWTTLPLSCEVRNPATGKTVTVSKTVPVAEGPLNVSIAAHKTLVNGDEYTFVCSVASCHPSCIYSWFIGDQTWANITNELQYTAPSNTKTTVTCKAQNTLSGIYVESTVTFSLTGGTASQELERMNTNTPYGPQFLKIIGEDVLTIGLPYSFVCAAECYPPCTYTWNVNGKIIPGSVIDFTFSGQSLPEVLNCVAKNPASGKTASVNRTVQASDIKEGTTSVEITGVDVVTVKVPTSFECFANCSPACTYSWSVEGEISHGSSLDFVLPQLLPPQDLTQNLTLTLNCEAKNPATGQTASVSRTVQVAEGPLNVSLTAPTKLVIGAEATFVCSAFCYPSCTYDWLIDDQTWKTGGSELQFTTPADIESATVICKAQNILSGLIAESAVTVWVEEGPKSVKIEGVDVVTVGVPYTFECLAYCSPPCTFTWNVAGKTVQGNKLDFYLRGLSPPQALSCEAKNPMTGKTASFTKILQVAEGPLNVSITAPKMLANGVESTFVCSAVCYPSCNYSWYIGDQTRTNSRKLHYTAPPETTLATVICKAQNTLSGLFVESISNVWMAQGPKDVTIKGPSSVIVGNTFSYYCLADCVPACNITWRFEGRTLTGESVSVPILQGGEAVLGNRLVISVEDYIQTELLQCTAVNILSGQSETVMMAINVTDPIAVQPNTEAQPRTNRLYSLQCAGAEQGSYIQWTRNGEALSTSVSVHLSDDNVFLIFDPLHPFDTGVYQCIVTEQGKVIPGIPYELNVIYGPGTPDIASISGGKILRQKPIDVLRLLPGSSATLHCSSQCYPACTYEWTLGDKVVSTNATFSIRSASEADVGVLLCTASNPDVHTVPTSYTSASLSIELIDGPKTVTITGPSSVQVGVTATFECSAVCTTFCFYTWEIYGKTLHGSKVDLTLSKYAATETIVCKAENTFTGKIATATATIDLTDPDWCGC, encoded by the exons ATGTCCCAAACAGCCTGTCTCTTTCTACTGTCCGTCTTCCTGGCAG GAGCTACTGCAGCCCAGAAACCAT ATGGACCCCAGTCTGCACAGATCTCAGGGACGGATGAGATGAAGATAGGAGTCTCGTACAGTTTTGAGTGTTCTGCAGAATGCTACCCACCCTGCACGTACACTTGGAATGTGGATGGACAGACAGTGCACGGAAGCGGGATTGACTTTTCTGTTCCTGGATATACGCCGCCACAGGTCCTCAACTGTGTGGCTAAGAATCCTGCAACAGGAGAGACTGCCGATGTTAAGAAGACGGTGCAAGTGAAAG TGGTTAAAGAGGGGCCCACGTCTGTGGAGATCACAGGGGTGGATGTGATGACAGTGGGGGTTAAATACACTTTTGAGTGTTCTGCTGATTGCTCCCCGCCCTGCACATACACCTTTAATGTGAACGGGCAGATACTACATGGAAACGAGCTGGACGTTGTTATGCACGGACCTTCAGCGCCACAAGTCCTCGTTTGCGAGGCTAAGAATCCCGCCACAGGGAAGACGGCCAGAGCTAAAAAGATTGTGGACGTTACAG AGTCTGCTGAGAACACCACGAACAACAAACCAT ATGGGCCTCGGTCTTTAAAGATCTCCGGGGCAGATGTGGTCACAGAGGGAGTCAAGTCCACTTTCTTGTGCTCTGCTGAATGCTACCCATACTGCACGTACACCTGGAATGTGAATGGCCAGATTCTCCATGGCAATGGGATCGACTTCACTGCTGGAGGATTTATGCCACAAATCCTCAACTGCGAGGCTACGAATCCAACTACGGGAGAGACCGCCAGCATTAACAAGACTGTGGGAGTTACAG ATCGTACTGTCAGTGAGATGCCACCGACTGTTGCCACCAAGAGACCAT ATGGCCCTCATTCTTTGGAGATCACCGGGGCGGATGTGATAAAAATAAGTGTCTCGAACCATTTCACATGTTCTGCAGAATGTTACCcaccctgcacatacacttggAATGTGGATGGGAGCATAGTTCATGGAAGTCAGATGGACCTTACTATTCCTGGACCAGCGCCACCACAAGTTCTCTACTGCGAAGCTAAGAATCCACTCACAGGAAAGACGGCCAACATTACCAAACGTGTGCCAGTGTCAG ACGCCATAGAGGGGCCCACGTCTGTGGAGATCACAGGGGTGGATGTGATAACAGTCGGAGTCCATTATACCTATGAGTGTTCTGCAGAATGCTCTCCatcttgcacatacacatggactGTGAATGGGCAGCAGACACTACATGGATCAATGGTCATTGACGTTGTTATGGATGGACTTGCAGCGCCACAAGTCCTCAACTGCGAGGTCACCAATATAGCCTCAGGAAAGACTGTCAGCGTTACTAAGACAATGCCAGTGGCAG atGGACCCTCCAATGTCACTATCTCAGCCCCAGAAAAGTTAGTAAATGGAGTtgagtgtacatttgtgtgctcTGCTATTTGCGACCCCTCGTGTAGCTATGATTGGTTCATTGATCACAAAACGTGGAAAAATGACAGCCGTGAACTACAATACACACCACCATCAGACACCAAATCAGCAACTGTGATTTGCAAGGCTCAAAACACCCTATCTGGCCTTTTTGTGGAATCCTCTGTCACTGTCTCAGTAGAAG GAGAAGAGACAGCTGGAGAGAAGCCCAagagcaccaccaccaccaaagtaCCAT ATGGGCCTCAGTCTGTAAAGATCTCTGGTGCTGATGCGATCACAGTTGGAGTTTCGTACAATTTCACATGTTCTGCAAAATGCTATCCTCCCTGCACGTACACCATGTCCATCGATGGGGCAACTGGACATGGAGACTACATCGGCATCAGTATTGGTGGCCCTGCTGCTCCCCAATTCATCGGCTGCGTGGCTAAGAATCCAGCCACCGGAGTGTTCGCCAGCACGAGCAAGACAGTGCGCGTGGCAG acataaaTGTGGGACCCATACATGTGGAGATTAAAGGGATGGATGTAGTGTCAGTGGGAGTCCCGTCCACCTTCGATTGCTCAGCAGAATGCTCCCCGGCCTGCACCTACACCTGGAATGTGAATGGGGAAACCGTGCATAGATATTCTCAGATCGACGTGGTTCTTCATGAAGGCTCAACACCATGGACTACACTACCCCTCAGCTGTGAGGTCAGGAATCCAGCCACTGGGAAGACGGTCACCGTTAGCAAAACGGTGCCAGTAGCAG AGGGACCTTTGAATGTCAGTATTGCCGCACACAAAACGCTGGTGAATGGAGATGAGTATACATTTGTGTGCTCTGTGGCTTCCTGCCACCCTTCCTGTATCTATAGCTGGTTCATTGGTGACCAAACATGGGCAAACATCACCAATGAGCTGCAGTACACAGCACCATCCAACACAAAAACCACTGTGACTTGCAAGGCACAAAACACCTTATCTGGTATTTATGTGGAATCCACGGTCACTTTTTCATTGACCG GAGGTACCGCCAGTCAGGAGCTGGAGAGAATGAACACCAACACACCAT aTGGTCCTCAGTTTTTGAAGATCATCGGGGAGGATGTGCTTACAATTGGACTCCcgtacagttttgtgtgtgctgctgaATGCTATCCACCCTGCACATACACCTGGAATGTGAATGGGAAAATAATTCCGGGAAGTGTGATTGACTTCACGTTTTCTGGACAGTCTCTACCAGAAGTCCTCAACTGTGTGGCTAAGAATCCGGCCTCTGGAAAGACAGCCAGTGTTAACAGAACTGTGCAAGCATCAG ACATAAAAGAGGGGACCACATCTGTGGAGATCACAGGAGTAGATGTGGTCACTGTAAAAGTCCCGACCAGTTTCGAGTGTTTTGCTAACTGCTCCCCAGCCTGCACATACAGCTGGAGTGTTGAAGGGGAGATATCACACGGAAGCAGCCTTGACTTTGTTCTTCCCCAGCTGTTGCCACCACAGGATCTAACCCAAAACCTAACCCTTACCCTCAACTGTGAAGCTAAGAACCCAGCCACAGGACAGACTGCCAGTGTTAGCAGGACAGTGCAAGTGGCAG AGGGACCGTTAAATGTCAGTCTCACCGCACCTACAAAACTGGTGATTGGAGCCGAGGCCACATTTGTCTGCTCTGCTTTTTGTTACCCTTCCTGTACTTATGATTGGCTCATTGATGACCAAACCTGGAAAACTGGCGGCAGCGAACTACAGTTCACAACACCAGCTGACATTGAATCAGCTACTGTGATTTGCAAGGCTCAAAACATCCTATCTGGCCTTATTGCAGAATCCGCTGTCACTGTTTGGGTGGAAG AGGGGCCTAAATCTGTGAAGATTGAAGGGGTGGATGTGGTCACAGTGGGTGTACCATACACTTTTGAGTGTTTAGCATACTGCTCCCCTCCTTGCACATTCACCTGGAATGTGGCTGGAAAAACAGTGCAGGGAAACAAACTTGACTTTTATCTTCGTGGACTTTCACCACCACAAGCTCTCAGCTGTGAGGCTAAGAATCCAATGACTGGAAAGACTGCCAGCTTTACCAAAATTCTGCAAGTGGCAG AGGGACCTTTAAATGTCAGTATCACAGCACCTAAAATGTTGGCGAATGGAGTCGAGTCCACATTTGTGTGCTCAGCTGTGTGCTACCCATCCTGTAACTACAGCTGGTATATCGGTGACCAAACACGGACAAACTCCCGTAAACTACATTACACGGCACCACCTGAGACCACATTAGCAACTGTGATTTGTAAAGCACAGAACACTTTATCTGGCCTTTTTGTGGAATCCATCAGTAATGTTTGGATGGCAC AGGGGCCTAAGGATGTAACCATTAAAGGACCATCATCTGTGATAGTAGGGAACACATTCTCCTACTATTGCCTTGCTGACTGCGTTCCTGCATGTAACATCACATGGCGTTTCGAAGGGAGAACCCTCACTGGGGAGTCAGTGTCTGTGCCCATCCTCCAGGGAGGGGAGGCTGTGCTGGGCAACAGGCTGGTCATCAGTGTGGAAGACTACATTCAGACGGAGCTGCTGCAGTGTACTGCGGTCAACATTCTCTCTGGCCAGTCTGAGACTGTCATGATGGCTATCAATGTGACTG ATCCAATTGCAGTTCAGCCCAACACTGAAGCACAACCAAGAACAAACAGGTTGTATTCACTGCAGTGTGCTGGAGCAGAGCAAGGATCTTATATTCAGTGGACCAGAAATGGGGAAGCATTGTCTACAAGTGTCAGCGTCCATCTTTCTGACGATAATGTTTTTCTTATATTTGATCCACTCCATCCATTTGATACAGGCGTGTATCAGTGTATTGTTACAGAGCAAGGAAAAGTCATCCCTGGAATCCCATACGAGTTGAATGTCATTT ATGGGCCGGGAACTCCTGACATAGCATCTATCTCTGGTGGAAAAATATTGAGACAGAAACCGATTGATGTCCTTCGCCTTCTCCCTGGATCTTCAGCAACCTTACACTGCTCCTCTCAGTGCTACCCAGCATGCACCTACGAGTGGACTTTGGGGGATAAAGTTGTGTCCACAAATGCCACATTCTCGATCAGGTCAGCAAGTGAGGCTGATGTCGGTGTTCTCCTCTGTACAGCTTCTAATCCAGACGTCCATACTGTCCCTACAAGCTACACCAGTGCTAGCCTTTCCATTGAGCTGATTG ATGGCCCAAAGACGGTCACTATCACTGGCCCAAGCTCAGTGCAAGTAGGTGTGACGGCCACGTTTGAGTGCTCAGCTGTCTGCACCACATTCTGCTTCTACACATGGGAGATCTATGGGAAAACACTACATGGCAGTAAGGTGGATCTCACTCTCAGTAAATATGCGGCAACTGAAACCATTGTATGCAAAGCGGAGAATACTTTCACTGGAAAGATCGCTACTGCAACTGCAACGATTGACCTTACAG ATCCTGACTGGTGTGGTTGTTAA